A genomic region of Streptosporangium lutulentum contains the following coding sequences:
- a CDS encoding sarcosine oxidase subunit beta family protein encodes MSTDELPEHPDRLWNSPEPKSSYDVVIVGGGGHGLATAYYLAKNHGITDIAVLEKGWLAGGNMARNTTIIRSNYLWDESAGIYEHSLKLWEGLEEDLGYPILFSQRGVLNLAHSMQDVRESVRRVNANRLNGVDAEWLGPEEVKEVCPIVNVSPDVRYPVLGATYQPRAGIAKHDYVAWGFARAAAAMGVDLIEHCEVTGIDVVDGRVRAVQTTGGRIAAGKVALCAAGHSSVVGRMAGVELPVQSHPLQALVSELLEPVHPTVVMSNAVHVYVSQAHKGELVMGAGIDAYTSYRQRGAFHIIEQQMAAALELFPVFARAHVLRTWGGVVDVSPDASPVVGLTPVDELYVNCGWGTGGFKATPGVGWCYAHTIAHGEPHPLNAAFSLERFTTGALVDEHGAAAVAH; translated from the coding sequence ATGAGCACCGACGAGCTGCCCGAGCACCCCGACCGGTTGTGGAACAGCCCCGAGCCGAAGAGCTCCTACGACGTGGTGATCGTCGGCGGCGGCGGCCACGGCCTGGCCACCGCCTACTATCTGGCCAAGAACCACGGGATCACCGACATCGCCGTGCTGGAGAAGGGCTGGCTGGCGGGCGGAAACATGGCCCGCAACACCACGATCATCCGATCCAACTACCTCTGGGACGAGAGCGCGGGCATCTACGAGCATTCGCTCAAGCTGTGGGAGGGACTCGAAGAGGATCTCGGTTACCCGATCCTGTTCAGCCAGCGCGGCGTGCTCAACCTCGCGCACAGCATGCAGGACGTCCGGGAGAGCGTGCGCCGCGTCAACGCCAACCGGCTCAACGGCGTCGACGCCGAGTGGCTGGGCCCCGAGGAGGTCAAGGAGGTCTGCCCGATCGTCAACGTCTCGCCCGACGTGCGCTACCCGGTGCTGGGCGCCACCTACCAGCCGCGCGCCGGGATCGCCAAGCACGACTACGTCGCCTGGGGGTTCGCCCGCGCCGCCGCGGCGATGGGCGTCGACCTGATCGAGCACTGCGAGGTCACCGGGATCGACGTCGTCGACGGGCGGGTGCGGGCCGTACAGACCACCGGGGGCCGTATCGCGGCGGGCAAGGTCGCCCTGTGCGCGGCCGGCCACTCCTCGGTCGTGGGCCGGATGGCGGGAGTGGAGCTCCCCGTGCAGAGCCATCCCCTGCAGGCGCTGGTGTCGGAGCTGCTGGAGCCCGTGCACCCGACGGTGGTCATGTCCAACGCCGTGCACGTCTACGTCAGCCAGGCCCACAAGGGTGAGCTGGTCATGGGGGCGGGCATCGACGCCTACACCTCCTACCGGCAGCGCGGCGCGTTCCACATCATCGAGCAGCAGATGGCGGCGGCGCTGGAGCTGTTCCCCGTCTTCGCGCGGGCGCACGTGCTGCGGACGTGGGGCGGGGTGGTGGACGTCAGCCCCGACGCCTCGCCGGTCGTCGGGCTCACCCCGGTGGACGAGCTGTACGTCAACTGCGGGTGGGGCACCGGCGGTTTCAAGGCCACGCCGGGGGTGGGGTGGTGCTACGCGCACACGATCGCCCACGGCGAGCCGCATCCGCTCAACGCCGCCTTCTCCCTCGAACGGTTCACCACGGGCGCGCTCGTGGACGAGCACGGCGCCGCCGCCGTGGCCCACTGA
- a CDS encoding sarcosine oxidase subunit delta, protein MLLIPCPWCGPRDEAEFHYGGQAHVAYPDDPAALSDTEWARYLFFRDNPKGPFAERWNHTAACRRWFNVVRDTATNEIHAVYRTGETRPVSA, encoded by the coding sequence ATGCTGCTGATCCCCTGCCCGTGGTGCGGGCCTCGCGACGAGGCCGAGTTCCACTACGGCGGGCAGGCGCACGTCGCCTATCCCGACGATCCCGCCGCGCTCTCCGACACCGAATGGGCCCGTTACCTGTTCTTCCGTGACAACCCCAAGGGGCCGTTCGCCGAACGGTGGAACCACACGGCCGCCTGCCGCCGCTGGTTCAACGTGGTCAGGGACACGGCCACCAACGAGATCCACGCCGTCTACCGCACGGGTGAGACAAGGCCGGTGAGCGCGTGA
- a CDS encoding 2Fe-2S iron-sulfur cluster-binding protein — translation MNSQPFRRDTHRGEVLRFRFDGRDLEGCRGDTLASALLANGVRTVATSVGLGRPRGVFAAWTEEPSAIVQIEHPFPEPMLQATTVELYDGLVARGLRGKGRLSDEPDPARYDAVHAHCDVLVVGAGPAGLRAALSAAASGARVILADDRPAAGGCLLDTTETIDGVSGAGWAAAALAELESRPEALVLRRTSVFGYYDDNYLVAVERRGERAYSRERVWRIRARRVVLATGAHERSIAFADNDRPGVMLAGAARAYANRYGVLPGRRAVVFTTNDSAYAAARDLADAGVEIAAVVDARPGGGRGWDGSEVLAGHVVTGVGGQDAVTSVTVSRRDASGGGAGSGREIEADLLLVSGGWNPVVHLFGQAGGRLRYDEELGTFVPGAVRQAVEVAGAARGVFTLEGCLADGAEAGDRAAKAAGFRPAPPGPVSDTARPAPVARGAVSQADVPRADVPRAAVPRAETVAALPAEHVWLVPADDYRSHFVDLQRDVTVADVMRATGAGLRSVEHVKRYTTAGTAHDQGKTSGVLTSGIVAHALGVDVAELGTTTFRAPYVPVSFATLAGRDRGALHDPVRVTSLHEWHVARGAPFENVGQWKRPWYYPRPGEDMETAVLRECAAVREGAGAMDASTLGKIDVQGPDAAELLDRLYTNLMSTLKVGAIRYGVMCRPDGMVFDDGTVIRLAEDRFLLTTTTGNAAAVLDWMEEWLQTEWPSLKVYCTSVTEQWATVALAGPDSRDVLAGLAPGLAVGNESFPFMTWRDARVAGIEARVCRISFSGELAYEINVSAWDGLALWEAVQATGVVTPYGTETMHVLRAEKGYPIVGQDTDGTVTPADLGMDWVVSRKKADFLGKRSYTRAGNLRPDRKHLVGLLPVDEDRLLPEGAHLVAASVLPEPPVPTLGHVTSSYRSAALGRTFALALVSGGRERLGERLHVPVGDEMIPVTVTRHVLYDPEGARRDG, via the coding sequence GTGAACTCCCAGCCGTTCCGCAGGGACACCCACCGGGGCGAGGTGCTGCGGTTCCGGTTCGACGGCCGGGACCTCGAAGGGTGCCGGGGTGACACGCTCGCCTCCGCCCTGCTCGCCAACGGCGTGCGCACGGTGGCGACGAGCGTCGGGCTGGGCCGTCCCCGGGGCGTCTTCGCCGCGTGGACCGAGGAGCCCAGCGCGATCGTTCAGATCGAACACCCCTTTCCCGAGCCGATGCTGCAGGCCACCACCGTCGAGCTGTACGACGGGCTGGTCGCCAGGGGCCTGCGGGGAAAGGGAAGGCTGAGCGACGAGCCCGACCCGGCGCGCTACGACGCCGTCCACGCCCACTGCGACGTGCTGGTGGTCGGGGCGGGGCCGGCCGGGCTCCGCGCGGCGCTGTCCGCCGCCGCCTCGGGAGCCCGGGTGATCCTCGCAGACGACCGGCCGGCGGCCGGCGGCTGCCTCCTGGACACCACCGAGACGATCGACGGCGTTTCCGGGGCCGGCTGGGCCGCCGCGGCACTGGCCGAGCTGGAGAGCCGCCCCGAGGCGCTGGTGCTCAGGCGCACCAGCGTGTTCGGCTACTACGACGACAACTACCTGGTCGCGGTGGAGCGCCGGGGGGAGCGGGCCTACTCCCGCGAGCGGGTCTGGCGTATCCGCGCCCGCCGCGTCGTGCTGGCGACCGGCGCGCACGAGCGGTCGATCGCCTTCGCCGACAACGACCGGCCGGGGGTCATGCTCGCCGGGGCCGCCCGCGCCTACGCCAACAGGTACGGAGTCCTGCCCGGACGCCGGGCCGTGGTGTTCACGACCAACGACAGCGCCTACGCCGCGGCCCGCGACCTGGCGGACGCCGGCGTCGAGATCGCCGCCGTCGTCGACGCACGGCCGGGCGGCGGCCGGGGGTGGGACGGTTCCGAGGTGCTCGCCGGGCACGTCGTCACCGGGGTGGGCGGGCAGGACGCCGTCACCTCGGTGACCGTTTCCAGGCGTGACGCCTCCGGGGGCGGCGCGGGGTCCGGGCGCGAGATCGAGGCCGACCTCCTGCTCGTCTCGGGCGGCTGGAACCCCGTGGTCCACCTGTTCGGCCAGGCGGGGGGCAGGCTCCGCTACGACGAGGAGCTCGGCACGTTCGTTCCCGGAGCCGTCCGCCAGGCGGTGGAGGTGGCGGGGGCCGCGCGAGGGGTGTTCACCCTGGAGGGCTGCCTCGCCGACGGGGCCGAGGCCGGAGACCGCGCGGCGAAGGCGGCAGGCTTCCGTCCCGCCCCGCCCGGACCGGTCTCCGATACGGCCCGGCCCGCGCCGGTTGCCCGGGGCGCCGTTTCCCAGGCCGATGTTCCCCGGGCCGATGTTCCCCGGGCCGCTGTTCCCCGGGCCGAGACCGTCGCGGCGCTCCCCGCGGAGCACGTGTGGCTCGTGCCCGCCGACGACTACCGGAGCCACTTCGTCGACCTGCAACGGGACGTCACCGTCGCCGACGTCATGCGCGCGACCGGCGCAGGGCTGCGCTCGGTCGAGCACGTCAAGCGCTACACCACGGCCGGGACGGCCCATGACCAGGGCAAGACCTCGGGGGTGCTGACCAGCGGGATCGTCGCGCACGCCCTCGGAGTGGACGTCGCCGAACTCGGCACCACCACCTTCCGGGCCCCGTACGTCCCGGTCTCCTTCGCCACCCTCGCCGGGCGTGACAGGGGGGCGCTGCACGACCCCGTCCGGGTCACCTCGCTGCACGAGTGGCACGTGGCGCGGGGCGCGCCGTTCGAGAACGTCGGGCAGTGGAAGCGCCCCTGGTACTACCCCCGGCCGGGCGAGGACATGGAGACCGCGGTCCTGCGGGAGTGCGCGGCCGTACGCGAGGGTGCGGGGGCGATGGACGCCTCCACACTGGGCAAGATCGACGTCCAGGGGCCGGACGCCGCCGAGCTGCTGGACCGGCTCTACACCAACCTGATGAGCACGCTGAAGGTGGGCGCGATCCGCTACGGCGTGATGTGCCGCCCCGACGGGATGGTCTTCGACGACGGGACGGTGATCCGCCTGGCGGAGGACCGGTTCCTGCTGACCACGACCACGGGCAACGCCGCCGCCGTCCTGGACTGGATGGAGGAGTGGCTGCAGACGGAGTGGCCGTCCCTGAAGGTGTACTGCACCTCCGTCACCGAGCAGTGGGCGACGGTGGCGCTCGCGGGACCGGATTCCCGGGACGTGCTGGCCGGGCTCGCCCCCGGACTGGCCGTCGGCAACGAGAGCTTCCCGTTCATGACGTGGCGCGACGCCCGGGTGGCGGGAATCGAGGCCCGGGTGTGCCGGATCAGTTTCTCCGGAGAGCTGGCCTACGAGATCAACGTCAGCGCCTGGGACGGGCTCGCCCTGTGGGAGGCCGTCCAGGCGACCGGCGTGGTCACACCGTACGGAACCGAGACCATGCACGTGCTGCGGGCGGAGAAGGGCTATCCCATCGTCGGCCAGGACACCGACGGCACGGTCACCCCCGCCGACCTGGGCATGGACTGGGTGGTGTCCAGGAAGAAGGCCGACTTCCTCGGCAAGCGGTCCTACACCCGCGCCGGCAACCTCAGGCCCGACCGCAAGCACCTGGTCGGCCTGCTGCCGGTCGACGAGGACCGGCTGCTGCCCGAGGGGGCCCACCTGGTGGCCGCTTCCGTACTGCCCGAGCCGCCGGTGCCGACGCTCGGCCACGTCACCTCCAGCTACCGCAGCGCGGCGCTGGGCCGGACCTTCGCCCTCGCCCTCGTCAGCGGCGGGCGCGAGCGCCTCGGCGAGCGGCTCCACGTGCCGGTCGGGGACGAGATGATCCCCGTCACGGTCACCCGTCATGTTCTCTACGACCCCGAAGGAGCGCGCCGCGATGGTTGA
- a CDS encoding sarcosine oxidase subunit gamma yields the protein MVEPAAVRQSPLTRFEPVSSRDLRMAEMPFLTQVNLRVDPESRAVAEIGLALGAPLPTEPNTYASADVDVLWLGPDEWLVVGEADEVGDAYEVEARLRSAAGTEHVGITDVSAQRTALLVAGPRARDLLAHGCALDLHPRVFGPGRCAQTLLARAQILLVAHEGDEFVIFVRSSFAGYLAAWLLDAAAEYLVE from the coding sequence ATGGTTGAGCCGGCTGCCGTGCGACAGAGCCCGCTGACTCGGTTCGAACCGGTGTCGAGCAGGGACCTGCGCATGGCGGAGATGCCGTTCCTCACGCAGGTCAACCTGCGGGTGGACCCCGAGAGCCGCGCCGTCGCCGAGATCGGCCTCGCCCTCGGGGCGCCGCTTCCCACCGAACCGAACACGTACGCGAGCGCGGACGTCGACGTGCTGTGGCTCGGCCCCGACGAATGGCTGGTCGTCGGGGAGGCGGACGAGGTCGGCGACGCGTACGAGGTGGAGGCCCGGTTGCGGTCCGCGGCCGGAACGGAGCACGTCGGGATCACCGACGTCTCGGCCCAGCGGACGGCGCTGCTCGTGGCCGGGCCCAGGGCGCGCGACCTGCTGGCCCACGGCTGCGCCCTCGATCTGCACCCCAGGGTGTTCGGGCCCGGCCGGTGCGCCCAGACCCTGCTGGCCCGGGCCCAGATCCTGCTCGTCGCCCACGAGGGCGACGAGTTCGTGATCTTCGTGCGCTCGTCGTTCGCCGGCTACCTCGCCGCCTGGCTCCTCGACGCCGCGGCCGAGTATCTCGTCGAATGA
- a CDS encoding endo-1,3-alpha-glucanase family glycosylhydrolase, whose amino-acid sequence MKKILTILTAVALAGTVSAPSEALSTKAAVEKITVAAAADVYVSQASPTRNHADYTWLSVCPKACDGVADSERRALLRFDVAGVPSGATDVTMALELQPARSTGTTVAVHQVTAAWEVASTSWTKQPALGSTIAERTGFTSGEVARLDVSSAFDGNGDYSFGLTASAGAQAVLHSSRAPGGMGPRLVISYTEAPVVAEGPLPFDLPSVQALRASPKKVFAHYFTPYPTSFDNKAESEDYYTRNYLNPAGESGKHIAYGGLLRDRPLPRAPLSGNWQLADMETEVRTARAAGIDGFTLDILSLTSQNWTRAKLLIEAAENVDPGFSIVLMPDMTSLKADAATLATSMAELAESDSAYRLGDGSLVISPFKAENQTAAWWTGFINEMQQAHGIKVALVPVFLNFAANYKAFAPISHGFSNWGNRSPNQQSGIAGNIKASHDLGKIWMQPVAIQDERPNQGIYDEANNTENLRVTWENAISGGTDWVQLTTWNDFSEGTQFVPSAHNGGAYLDISSYYLTKLKTGASPPIVRDTVYLTHRVQMAAARPTSGTQTKFMTPRSGASTPRDTVEILSFLTGAATVKASIGGTVQSQQAPAGVSAQQYPLKYGTNSVSVTRGGATTAEVASPFEVRQNFSVQDLQYNAVSSGRR is encoded by the coding sequence ATGAAAAAGATCTTAACTATCCTCACGGCCGTCGCACTCGCCGGCACGGTAAGCGCGCCCTCGGAGGCGTTGAGCACGAAGGCCGCCGTCGAGAAGATCACGGTGGCGGCCGCCGCCGACGTCTATGTCAGCCAGGCGAGCCCCACCCGGAACCATGCCGACTACACGTGGCTGTCCGTGTGCCCGAAGGCCTGTGACGGGGTCGCCGACTCCGAACGGCGCGCCCTGCTCCGGTTCGACGTCGCCGGTGTTCCCTCCGGTGCGACGGATGTCACGATGGCGCTGGAGCTCCAGCCCGCGCGGTCAACCGGTACGACCGTGGCGGTGCACCAGGTCACCGCGGCATGGGAGGTCGCCTCCACGTCGTGGACCAAGCAGCCGGCGCTCGGGTCGACGATCGCCGAACGGACCGGCTTCACCAGCGGTGAGGTGGCTCGGCTCGACGTCTCGTCCGCGTTCGACGGGAACGGCGACTACTCCTTCGGCCTGACGGCGTCGGCGGGCGCCCAGGCGGTCCTGCACTCCTCCCGCGCGCCGGGCGGCATGGGTCCGCGTCTCGTGATCTCCTACACCGAGGCACCGGTGGTCGCGGAAGGGCCGCTGCCGTTCGACCTGCCCTCCGTCCAGGCACTGCGTGCCTCGCCGAAGAAGGTGTTCGCGCACTACTTCACGCCCTATCCCACCTCCTTCGACAACAAGGCGGAGAGCGAGGACTACTACACCAGGAACTACCTCAACCCCGCCGGGGAGTCGGGCAAGCACATCGCGTACGGCGGGCTGCTCCGCGACCGTCCGCTTCCGCGGGCCCCGCTGTCCGGCAACTGGCAGCTGGCGGACATGGAGACGGAGGTGCGAACCGCCAGGGCCGCGGGCATCGACGGCTTCACTCTGGACATCCTCTCGCTGACCAGCCAGAACTGGACGCGGGCCAAGCTGCTGATCGAGGCCGCGGAGAACGTCGACCCGGGCTTCAGCATCGTCCTCATGCCTGACATGACGTCGCTGAAGGCCGACGCCGCCACCCTCGCCACGTCGATGGCCGAGCTGGCCGAGTCGGACTCGGCCTACCGCCTGGGTGACGGGAGCCTGGTCATCTCGCCGTTCAAGGCCGAGAACCAGACCGCTGCCTGGTGGACGGGCTTCATCAACGAGATGCAGCAGGCACACGGCATCAAGGTGGCGCTGGTCCCGGTTTTCCTGAACTTCGCCGCCAACTACAAGGCCTTCGCCCCGATCAGCCATGGCTTCTCCAACTGGGGTAACCGCAGTCCCAACCAGCAGTCGGGCATCGCCGGCAACATCAAGGCGTCCCACGATCTCGGCAAGATCTGGATGCAGCCCGTGGCCATTCAGGACGAGCGGCCCAACCAGGGCATCTACGACGAGGCGAACAACACCGAGAACCTCCGGGTCACCTGGGAAAACGCCATCTCCGGCGGGACCGACTGGGTCCAGCTCACCACGTGGAACGACTTCTCTGAGGGGACGCAGTTCGTGCCGTCCGCGCACAACGGCGGCGCCTACCTCGACATCTCGTCGTACTACCTGACCAAGCTGAAGACCGGGGCGTCTCCGCCGATCGTCCGTGACACCGTCTACCTCACCCACCGGGTCCAGATGGCGGCCGCGCGTCCCACGTCCGGCACGCAGACCAAATTCATGACTCCGCGTTCCGGTGCGAGCACGCCCCGCGACACCGTGGAGATCCTGTCCTTCCTCACCGGGGCGGCCACGGTCAAGGCGTCGATCGGGGGCACCGTCCAGAGCCAGCAGGCTCCGGCCGGAGTGAGCGCCCAGCAGTATCCGCTGAAGTACGGCACCAACAGCGTGTCCGTGACACGTGGCGGCGCGACGACCGCCGAGGTCGCCTCGCCGTTCGAGGTCCGCCAGAACTTCTCGGTGCAGGACCTGCAGTACAACGCCGTGAGCAGCGGCCGCAGGTAG